TCGGCTTTTCCGCAGAACGGTAAAGAGCTTCGTGGAATTGCCAGTTGAGAGGCCCCCACTCCTTCAGCGGTGCCCTGCGCATATCCTCAAGCAATGCCTGCGCTTCTTCGAAATCCTCTTTTGTGATCGACGGAATTGCATGCTCAAACAGCCACACTTCTAGCATTGTTCTGATTTCAAAAAGCTCTTCAATCTCGGACGGCTTCAGCCGCGTGACTTCTGCCCCCTTGTGCGAAACAAGCGTAATCAGTCCTTCAGCCTCTAGCAGTCGCAGCGCCTCGCGGACAGGAATTCGGCTAACACCAAGTTCATGAGCCACGGCTTCCTGACGAACCTGCTCTCCTTCTTTCAATTGGCCATTCAGAATTCGATTACGCAGTTCATCTGCGACAATATTCGTCGTCGTTCTTCTTTTGATTTGGGGCATTTGGCGTTTTCCAAATAGTCTTCACGGTTTATTGCGGGGTACCGTGTGTCAGTTTGTTTCATTGAAAAAACGCTATCATGAAAAAATCAAATAGGTCGAGAACAAATGATATAAAATATCCATTTTTAAATACTGCTTTTCTCGACCTCCCGAGAATTGCCCCAATGGGATGCAGATCACTGCTCAATTCTCGGGATTTTGCCTAATTTTCAGCTATCTAGAAAATCATCCTGTATAAGGGTCCCAACATCACTCCGGCGCGATCATTTTTTCCGGACGAACCCAGGCGTCATAATCTTGAGCCGAAACAAAGCCCAGATTAACCGCCTCCTCTTTGAGGGTGGTTCCATTCTTATGAGCGGTTTTGGCAATTTTTGTTGCGTTGTCATAGCCGATGTGCGGTGCAAGGGCCGTCACCAGCATGAGTGAACGTTGCATCAAAGCATTGATCTGCTCTTCGTTTGCCTTGATACCAACCACGCATTTGTCCGTGAAACTGTGCGCCACATCGGTGAGCAGCCTGATGGACTGAATGGTGTTATAGGCAATGATCGGCTTGAACACATTCAACTCGAAATGCCCTTGCGAGCCAGCCATTGAAACGGCAGCATTGTTGCCCATGACTTGAGTGCAGACCATTGTCATGGCCTCGCATTGGGTCGGGTTGACCTTGCCGGGCATGATGGAAGAACCGGGCTCATTTTCTGGCAGAGAAATCTCGCCAAGGCCGGAACGTGGACCGGAACCAAGCAGACGAATGTCGCTTGCGATTTTGAAGAGGCTTACCGCCAGACTGTTCAGCATGCCATGCGCTTCTACCATGGCGTCGTGGGTTGCCAAGGCTTCAAACTTGTTTGGAGCAGAAATGAACGGCAAACCAGTGTATGAGGCCACTTCTTCTGCGAATTTATCGGCAAAGCCGATTTTGGCATTAAGACCCGTTCCGACAGCGGTTCCCCCTTGCGCAAGGGCATAAAGCGCAGGCAAAGCACTCGATACTCGACGAATGCCGTTTTCGACCATTGCTGTATAGCCGGAAAATTCCTGTCCCAAAGTCAACGGCGTGGCATCCTGCAAGTGAGTTCGCCCGATCTTGATGATGTCCTTGAAGCTCTCGGACTTTTCGGCCAAAGCGGCCTGAAGCTTTTCAAGCGCCGGAACCAAGCTATTCTTGATCTCTTCTGCGGCTGCAATATGCATCGCCGTCGGGAAAGTATCGTTTGAGGACTGGCTACGGTTGCAGTGGTCATTGGGATGAACAGGCTTCTTGGATCCCAATTCACCGCCAAGCAGCTCAATGGCCCGGTTCGAGATTACCTCATTGGCATTCATGTTTGACTGGGTGCCCGAGCCTGTCTGCCAGACAGAAAGAGGAAAATGGTCGTTCAGTTTACCTTCAGCCACTTCAGAGGCTGCGCTTATGATTGCATTTCCGATTTCAGGTTCGATATTGTCGAGCGCCAGATTGGCGCGAGCCGCAGATAGCTTGATAATGCCGAGTGCCCGGATGATTGGTGCGGGCATTGTTTCCTGACCGATTGGGAAATTTATCAAAGACCGCGCTGTTTGGGCTCCATAATATTTATCTGAAGGGACTTCCAACGGACCAAACGAATCTGTTTCCACGCGCATTTTGCTCATAATTCTCTCCCGTCCTTGAAATTGGACACTGGTGTTTGCCGGTAAAAAGCCTTCACGCCTTTACCGCTTCAAAATTCTTTCGACGCTATCTGGTGGTCCAGTCAAAAGAGGTAGGTCCGTTATTAAATTTGATATCTCAAATCGCGACGTCAAGTGTTTGCGTGATCTTTCATTTGGAAAGTACAAAAAAAGGCCACCTGCGAGGAGATGACCTTATCGTTTGCAAATCAGTTCTGCTGACTTTTAGGTTAGCTGCAAGCTGCCCTTTGCACCCATCAGCATCGGAATAACTTCTTCTGCGCTGATCACCTGCATGCGTTCGTCGATTTCCTCCTCGGAAACCCCATTGTGAATCATACAGGCTTTGCAAACAAGAATCTGACCGCCCTGTTTGAAGAATTCTTCTTGCAATGGAAGAGCTGGTTGGAACGGAGCCCCAATATCAATCCCTTCCAATGCACCCTTTTTGGCTAAATGCACTGCATCCACCATCAACATGATCGTTGCGCTGTGGCCTTGGGCAAGGGCCTGAACACCCATTGTATAGGCGACGGTTACCTTGTTTGGATCATCTGCATTACTAAAGAGCGTGCTAACATAATCAGTCTGCTTGACCATCGATTTGTCCTTGTAAATATCTGAAATGCCGATTTTCGTTTAACAGCGACCAAAAAATGCGTTCTGTTAAATCTGGTATATTATTTATTTCTTACATTCGAATATTTCAAGAAAACAAATTGCCACAGTCCCAAAAGCTCGCAGCAAGCGGGGCGGACTTTTCACTCCGATTTTTTAATTTTTTTATCCGCCACGTCAGAAATGCACAAAATTTGGGATCGGCTTTACCATAAGAAGGACTTGAATTTAAACGCAAAGCCCGTCACGAATGGCTCTACCGGATTCTCCTTTGCACAGGCGTGACACCAATCAATGACAGGCCACACCAATGATGCAATCAGATCACCATATAACTTGAGTCTGGCGGGACCACCGTCATCGGAACTGCAACCAAGGACCGAAAATGAGCACTAATGGATATAAGCTCTTTCCCATGGGAAAGGATGAGACCCCTTATCGCAAATTGACCTCTGACTATGTGTCTGTTGAGTCTTTCAAGGGCAAAGATGTTCTTGTGGTGGAAGAAGAAGGCATCCGCCTTTTGTGCGAACAGGCATTTATTGATATTTCACACCTTCTGCGCCCAGCACATCTGGCTCAGCTGAAGAAAATTCTGGAAGACGAAGAAGCAACCCAGAATGACAAATTCGTTGCACTGGACCTTCTCAAAAACGCAAACATCGCGTCTGCTGGCGTTCTTCCAATGTGTCAGGACACCGGCACCGGCATTGTCGTTGGCAAAAAAGGCAAGAATGTCTGGATTGAAGGCGACGAAGAAGGCGCTCTGAGCCAAGGCGTTTTTGATGCATATAACAAGAAGAACCTGCGCTACAGCCAGCTTGCTCCTCTGACCATGTATGAGGAAAAGAACACAGCAAACAACCTGCCAGCTCAGATCGACATTTTCTCCGAAGGCGAAGATGCCTACAAGTTCCTGTTCATGGCAAAAGGTGGCGGCTCTGCAAACAAGACCTTCCTTTATCAAGGCACGCCTTCCCTGTTGACCAAAGACCGTCTTCTTGCTTTCCTCGAAGAAAAAATCAAGACCCTTGGCACGGCTGCTTGCCCTCCATATCACCTTGCCATCACCATTGGCGGCCTTTCTGCCGAACTGAACCTGAAGACGACCAAATTGGCTTCCGCTCACTATTATGATGAGTTGCCAACCGAAGGTTCCGAGATGGCGAACGCCTTCCGTGACGTTGAAATGGAGCAGGAAATCCTCAAACTCGCTCAAGGCACCAGCATTGGCGCCCAGTTCGGCGGCAAGTATTTCTGCCACGATGTTCGCGTTATTCGCCTGCCTCGCCATGGCGCCTCCTTGCCGATTTCTATCGGTGTATCCTGTTCCGCAGACCGTCAGTGCAAAGGCAAGATCACCAAAGACGGTATTTTCCTGGAAGAGCTGGAAACCAACCCAGCACAGTATCTGCCAGAAATTGACGAAGAAGGGCTCGGCGGTGACGTGGTCAAGATTGACCTGAACCAGCCAATGGCCGAGCAGCTCGCCGTTTTGACCAAATATCCGGTCAAGACCCGCCTGTCTCTCTCTGGTCCGCTTATTGTTGCCCGTGACCTGGCTCATGCCAAGATTCGTGCGCGCCTTGAAGCTGGCGAACCTATGCCAGACTATCTCAAGAACCATCCGGTTTATTATGCAGGCCCGGCCAAGACCCCGTCCAACTATGCATCTGGCTCCTTCGGCCCAACCACAGCAGGCCGTATGGACAGCTTCGTGGATCAGTTCCAGTCATTTGGAGGTTCCATGATCATGCTCGCCAAAGGCAACCGCTCTCAGGCTGTTACCAATGCATGTAAAGAGCATGGCGGTTTCTATCTTGGTTCTATCGGCGGCGCAGCTGCTCGCCTGGCACAAGATTGCATCAAGAAAGTCGAATGCATCGAATATCCAGAACTTGGAATGGAAGCCGTTTGGCGCATTGAAGTTGAAGACTTCCCAGCATTCATCATCGTTGATGACAAAGGCAACGACTTCTTTGAAGAACTCAATCTTGGCCACTAATTTGAGCTAAGCTCTGCCTTGTATCTGACAAAATTGGGGCCCGATATTTTTCGGGCCCTTTTATTCTTGAGATTGACTAAACATATTCTGGTCATATATAATTAAAATACTAGATTTCATATAGTTATAAAAATATTTTAACGCATTGCATTAAGTTTGGTCTGATAACGACTTCACCACCCAATTTTCAAGACTTTCAATGGGCCCAAAAATTCAACACAATTTTGGTTAATCGAATCATTTATCGCCTCATCCTCATTTTGCCAGCAAACACAATCGCTACCCGTGATAGTAAAAACCCGTCACGCTAATCCATTTACATCCCAAGGTAGTGTTTCCAAATGTGTATGTTGCAAAAGCACAACAAGTATGAGCGTCATTCCCAAAAAAACGAATTTGTGATCGCATCATTTCTTAAAAGGACTTGCGTAGTTACGACATATTTAGAAAATAGCCGTAACGCTGCAATGGCGAAATTTAAATCCGGCTTTGCTAACACCGGAACAGCACGCAAATGCTGTGTACGCGGGGCCTGACAATTAATTGAATTCGGGACAAACTAATGCAAAAACTGCTCACTCTTGGCGCCAGTCTGCTTATCGGCCTTGCCGTTACAGTCACCACAGCCAATGCATCAAAATATTTTGATCCAGATACTCGTACCTGGAAAGACGTCAACGGCTATGCTCACGGCGGCAAATCCCCGATTAAACGCAAGACCGTTACCTATTCCGGTCCATTCGCGAAATCGGCACAAGGCACGATCGTAATCAATACCAAAGAGCGCCGCCTTTATTATTTAATGGGTGATGGCAAGGCCATGAAATATGGCATCGGCGTCGGTCGTCCCGGTTTTCAGTGGACAGGCAACCATCGCGTAACCCGCAAGGCTGAATGGCCGGGCTGGACCCCTCCACCGGCAATGCGCAAGCGTGTTCCAAACCTGCCTGCATATATGGAAGGTGGACCGAACAACCCACTTGGTGCCCGTGCCATGTATATTGGCTCCACAATCTATCGCATTCATGGCTCCAACGAGCCTTGGAGCATTGGGCAGGCAGTTTCTTCAGGCTGCATTCGTCTGGCCAACGAGGACGTTATCGATCTTTATGAACGCGTAAAGGTTGGTGCTCAGGTCCACGTTATTCAGGCAAACCAGAAATAGGCCTGATCTATTTACTGTTTCGAAAGCCGGCTCTCATCAAGCCGGCTTTTTTATTGGCTCTGACAAAGCAGGATGATCGTGCAGAACAGCAGTCTCAAACATCAATCGCGAGAAAGCCCCTGCTGCTCCAGTTCTTTTAGATAACCCGCCCAAATATCTGCCTTGTTTTCTCCTGATTGTTTGAAATAGTCCCAAGTGAAATAGCCGGAGCTATGACGGTCGGTAAAATGAAGCCGAACGGCATAGTTTCCAACTGGCTCCACCTTCATGATTTCGACATTACGCTTGCCACCTACCGTCTTCTTTTCGCTGGGATTGTGCCCCTGCACTTCTGCGCTGGGCGAGGTAACACGCAGAAACTCTGCGGAGAATTCATAAGCGCTGCCATCGTCAAACGCCACTTTGAGCGCGCTTTTGTCCTTATTCAGGCGTATTTCTGTGGGCCATGCATTTGCCATTTGAGGCACCCTTTTGTCATTTACTAAAATGGATCCCGGTATCTACCAGACTTAGGAGGCGCTTTGGCTTGCGTCAATATGATGAATTCATCCCGTTCACGCTGGGCCACACCAATTGTAGAATTTCTCAATTGTATGTGATGCCATTTGAATGTCCGGATTTTCAGTCATTCTTTGATTGACTCCAAACGGGGACTTAGTGAAAACTCTGACACGTTAAAGATGGGTATGTCGTTCATAAATTAGTTTTGGAAATTTCTATGCAAATCAGCACATCGAACCACAATCAGACTGCGTCCTTGGTCGACCCATTTGGTCGTTCCATCTCCTATTTGCGCCTCTCGGTTACGGATCGTTGTGATTTTCGCTGTGTCTATTGTATGGCCGAGAATATGCATTTTCTGCCAAAAGCCGAGATACTAACCCTTGAAGAACTCGATCGCCTTTCAACCCTTTTCATTGAACAGGGCGTGCGGCGGCTCAGACTGACCGGTGGAGAGCCTTTGGTGCGCAAAGGCATCATGACCCTCATATCTTCGCTTTCCAGACATCTGGACAGCGGCGCACTCGACGAATTGACCCTGACGACAAACGGCTCCCAGCTTTCCCGCTTTGCTGCGGATTTGGCATCCGCTGGCGTTCGCCGGATCAACATTTCTCTGGACACGCTCAAGGAGAATCGTTTTCGTTCAATTACGCGATGGGGACGCTTTGCCCAAGTGCTTGATGGCATTGAATCTGCTCTGTCACATGGCTTGAAAATCAAGCTCAATGTCGTAGCACTCCGTGGTGTGAACGAAGACGAATATGACGACATGATCCGCTTTTGTCACGAGCGGGGCATGGACCTGACTTTCATCGAGACCATGCCACTGGGCGAGATCGATCATGATCGCACAGACATGTATCTGCCTCTTACTGACGTGAAGAAAGCGCTGGAACAAAGCTGGCCCCTTTCGCCCTCAACGCACAAGACCGGCGGCCCGGCCCGTTATTTCACGGTAAATGAAACCGGCGGACGCATTGGTTTCATCACGCCGCTCAGCCACAATTTTTGTGAGAGCTGTAACCGTGTCAGGATAACTTGCACCGGCAAACTCTATATGTGTCTGGGGCAGGAAGATGAAGCGGATCTCAGAAGTGCCTTGCGATCTTCTGAGGCGAATGCCACCCTTTTACGAGCTATACAGAACGCGATCGCGCGAAAGCCAAAGGGGCATGATTTTGTAATTGACAGAGACCATAATCGTCCGTCTATTGGCAGATATATGTCCGTCACCGGTGGCTAGATGTTGGCGAGAGCTTTTTTGCGCACCTAACCGCTAACCGGTATCCTTCTAAAAGGTCTTTTTTATGGCTCTCAGTCCTAACGGCAAATCAGCTGGCCGCGATAATGTGTCCCCTTCTGCTGACAAGGGAAACCTTTATGGCATCATGGTCATGCAGATTTCGGTCTTTAGCTTTGGCACCAACGACGTGTTCAACAAGCTCGTGGGCGATGGTCTCGCAACTGGACAAATGATTTTCTTTCGCGGAATTTGCGCAACCGTGCTGGTTTTGCTGCTCTGCGTAATGTTGCGGCAATTGAAATATCTCAATCAGAGCCTTAACCCCATCCTGCTCGTCAGGGGCATGTGCGAAACCCTCTCGGCGATTGGTTGTCTGATGGCGATCAAATATCTGCCTTTTGCCAATGTCTATGCAATTCTGCAAGCCATTCCATTGGCGACCACTGCAGCAGCGGCCTTACTTCTTGGAGAACAGGTTGGTCCGCGCAGGTGGATCGCCGTTCTCATCGGGTTTGTGGGTGTTTTGGCGATTGTGCGACCGGGTCTCGATGGCTTCAACTTCTATTCCCTGTTCGCGGTTGCTGCGGTTATCTTCGCGGCGGCAAGAGACCTTGTGACACGCAAGATCCGGTCAGACATTTCCCTGTGGGTCGTTACGCTCACGACGATGGTCGTTTCTACCATTGGCGGCGGCATTCTCTCACTGGTGCAAGTCTCGGTTACCGGGGATCAAGGTTGGTTGCCCCTATCCTCTCAGAATCTCCTGTTCCTGGCTGGCGCAGCGCTGTTTCTCACCCTCGGACAATTTTATGTTTCCATTGCCATGCAAAATGGTGAAGTGTCCGTCGTCTCCTCCTTCCGTTATGTCTCCATGCCGATCGCGCTGATCTATGGATATTTAATCTGGCATGAGGTTCCGGACATGCTAACCTGGTTCGGCATTTTTCTCATTCTGGTGTCTGGCATCTACACGATTTACAGAGAGCGCAAAGTCGCACTGTTGCAAAAGCAGGGTAAAAGAGACGGAGACCCGACAGAATTACCAGCGGCACGCACCGGTTTTGAATGAGTGGACTGGTTTGGCGAAGTCGCCTAACCGCTGAAGACACATCTAGACAAGATCAATTTAAAAAGCTCTCCCCTCTTATGCCGGAAGGGAGAGCTTTTTATCATTCCATAACAATGGATGGAGCAGATCTTGATACACTGGCTATATTTTGCATCATAGCATGGGCGATCTGCAGATATATTGCCGTATGATCACTCTCAGGCTCGGAAACGACAATAGGGTCGCCCGCGTCGGAACCCTCACGAATATCCATATGCAGCGGAATTTCGCCAATGAACGGAATGCCGATTTCGGCTGCGGTTTCGCGCGCTCCACCATGGCCAAAGATATCGTGACGAGAGCCGCATGTCGGACAAGTGAAGTAGCTCATATTTTCCACCAATCCGAGGATGGGTATCTCGACTTTGCGGAACATCGCAATGCCCTTGCGTGCATCAATAAGGGCCAAATCCTGCGGGGTGGAAACGATAACCGAGCCTGTCAGCGGCACTTGCTGGGCCATTGTCAGCTGAATGTCGCCGGTTCCCGGAGGCATGTCGACCACCAAAACATCCAGTTCCCCTTCTACATCCCAGTTCACATCACGGATCATCTGAGTGAGGGCAGAAACAGCCATGGGGCCACGCCACACCATTGGCGTATCAGGGTCGACCAGCAATCCGATGGACATGGCCATCAGCCCGTAAGCCTTGATCGGGTTCATGCGTCGTGAATTGGCAACTGCTGTTGGCCGTTCTGTGATTTTGAGCAGACGCGGAATGGATGGGCCATAAACGTCGGCGTCCAGAATACCGACTTTCAAACCATTGGCCTGAAGTGCCAGAGCCAGATTGACCGCAGTGGTTGATTTACCGACGCCGCCTTTGGCTGAGGACACAGCAATGATCTGCTTGACCCCGGAGATTTCAATCTGGCTTGGCCCTTTGGCGTGAGGTTGATTGGTTTTTGTAGGCTGGCTTTGTGGAGCAGCCCCTTTTGGGGCCGCTGCAGGAGGCTCCTGCTGCGAAGCCGGTTGCTTCTCAGCGGTTAAGACCACCATGGCCTTCTCGACACCTTCCAGAGAAAGTACGACATCTTCAGCCTGTTCCCGCAATTGCTCAAATGACTGCGCCTTTTCTGCAGGCACAGAGATGGAAAATACCACCGAGCTGTCTTTGACGATGATATCTGAAACCATTCCCGCCGAGACAATGTCCTTCTCTTCAGGGCTTGGCTTCAATCCTCTCAGAACTTGCAAAATCTTTTCTTCAGTCAAAGATTGCTCATTTTTATTTTTCCAAAACACAACGCACCATTTCACTTGGTTTGAAATCAATCATATGTCTAATAGCTGTAACTCTTTGCGCTTCACGTCAAGAGCAAAGCCATCAAGCTGTGCGAATTAGTCGCCATCGCCTTTGAACTTGTAAACTGGCAATGCAGCTGAGCAAATTGACAAAATTCAGTTTATAGTTGCTCTTCTTCACGTCACTCACATAAAATTGCTCACGATAATTTTCATCAATCTGACAGGAAACAGGAATTCATAGTGCGATGCCCAGTTCTACGCCAAAGATGCCGACGGTATTAGCAGTCGTTCTTGCTGGCGGGCGCTCACAACGCATGAAAGGCGTCAAGAAATCACAGATCAACCTTGCAGGCATGCGATTGATCGAGCATTGCGTATCACGGCTCAGTCAACAAAACGATGACCTTGTCATAAGTGCAAATGAGGACGTGGGAACGATTCCGGCAGCTCTTGCAATTTTTCCAGACACAGTGGAAGGCTTTGCCGGGCCACTGGCGGGAATTCTGGCCGCCATGCGTTGGGCACAAGCGCGAA
This window of the uncultured Cohaesibacter sp. genome carries:
- the apbC gene encoding iron-sulfur cluster carrier protein ApbC, with protein sequence MTEEKILQVLRGLKPSPEEKDIVSAGMVSDIIVKDSSVVFSISVPAEKAQSFEQLREQAEDVVLSLEGVEKAMVVLTAEKQPASQQEPPAAAPKGAAPQSQPTKTNQPHAKGPSQIEISGVKQIIAVSSAKGGVGKSTTAVNLALALQANGLKVGILDADVYGPSIPRLLKITERPTAVANSRRMNPIKAYGLMAMSIGLLVDPDTPMVWRGPMAVSALTQMIRDVNWDVEGELDVLVVDMPPGTGDIQLTMAQQVPLTGSVIVSTPQDLALIDARKGIAMFRKVEIPILGLVENMSYFTCPTCGSRHDIFGHGGARETAAEIGIPFIGEIPLHMDIREGSDAGDPIVVSEPESDHTAIYLQIAHAMMQNIASVSRSAPSIVME
- a CDS encoding DMT family transporter, with protein sequence MALSPNGKSAGRDNVSPSADKGNLYGIMVMQISVFSFGTNDVFNKLVGDGLATGQMIFFRGICATVLVLLLCVMLRQLKYLNQSLNPILLVRGMCETLSAIGCLMAIKYLPFANVYAILQAIPLATTAAAALLLGEQVGPRRWIAVLIGFVGVLAIVRPGLDGFNFYSLFAVAAVIFAAARDLVTRKIRSDISLWVVTLTTMVVSTIGGGILSLVQVSVTGDQGWLPLSSQNLLFLAGAALFLTLGQFYVSIAMQNGEVSVVSSFRYVSMPIALIYGYLIWHEVPDMLTWFGIFLILVSGIYTIYRERKVALLQKQGKRDGDPTELPAARTGFE
- a CDS encoding fumarate hydratase, with amino-acid sequence MSTNGYKLFPMGKDETPYRKLTSDYVSVESFKGKDVLVVEEEGIRLLCEQAFIDISHLLRPAHLAQLKKILEDEEATQNDKFVALDLLKNANIASAGVLPMCQDTGTGIVVGKKGKNVWIEGDEEGALSQGVFDAYNKKNLRYSQLAPLTMYEEKNTANNLPAQIDIFSEGEDAYKFLFMAKGGGSANKTFLYQGTPSLLTKDRLLAFLEEKIKTLGTAACPPYHLAITIGGLSAELNLKTTKLASAHYYDELPTEGSEMANAFRDVEMEQEILKLAQGTSIGAQFGGKYFCHDVRVIRLPRHGASLPISIGVSCSADRQCKGKITKDGIFLEELETNPAQYLPEIDEEGLGGDVVKIDLNQPMAEQLAVLTKYPVKTRLSLSGPLIVARDLAHAKIRARLEAGEPMPDYLKNHPVYYAGPAKTPSNYASGSFGPTTAGRMDSFVDQFQSFGGSMIMLAKGNRSQAVTNACKEHGGFYLGSIGGAAARLAQDCIKKVECIEYPELGMEAVWRIEVEDFPAFIIVDDKGNDFFEELNLGH
- a CDS encoding DUF971 domain-containing protein; amino-acid sequence: MANAWPTEIRLNKDKSALKVAFDDGSAYEFSAEFLRVTSPSAEVQGHNPSEKKTVGGKRNVEIMKVEPVGNYAVRLHFTDRHSSGYFTWDYFKQSGENKADIWAGYLKELEQQGLSRD
- the fumC gene encoding class II fumarate hydratase, with product MSKMRVETDSFGPLEVPSDKYYGAQTARSLINFPIGQETMPAPIIRALGIIKLSAARANLALDNIEPEIGNAIISAASEVAEGKLNDHFPLSVWQTGSGTQSNMNANEVISNRAIELLGGELGSKKPVHPNDHCNRSQSSNDTFPTAMHIAAAEEIKNSLVPALEKLQAALAEKSESFKDIIKIGRTHLQDATPLTLGQEFSGYTAMVENGIRRVSSALPALYALAQGGTAVGTGLNAKIGFADKFAEEVASYTGLPFISAPNKFEALATHDAMVEAHGMLNSLAVSLFKIASDIRLLGSGPRSGLGEISLPENEPGSSIMPGKVNPTQCEAMTMVCTQVMGNNAAVSMAGSQGHFELNVFKPIIAYNTIQSIRLLTDVAHSFTDKCVVGIKANEEQINALMQRSLMLVTALAPHIGYDNATKIAKTAHKNGTTLKEEAVNLGFVSAQDYDAWVRPEKMIAPE
- a CDS encoding L,D-transpeptidase, coding for MQKLLTLGASLLIGLAVTVTTANASKYFDPDTRTWKDVNGYAHGGKSPIKRKTVTYSGPFAKSAQGTIVINTKERRLYYLMGDGKAMKYGIGVGRPGFQWTGNHRVTRKAEWPGWTPPPAMRKRVPNLPAYMEGGPNNPLGARAMYIGSTIYRIHGSNEPWSIGQAVSSGCIRLANEDVIDLYERVKVGAQVHVIQANQK
- a CDS encoding DsrE family protein, whose amino-acid sequence is MVKQTDYVSTLFSNADDPNKVTVAYTMGVQALAQGHSATIMLMVDAVHLAKKGALEGIDIGAPFQPALPLQEEFFKQGGQILVCKACMIHNGVSEEEIDERMQVISAEEVIPMLMGAKGSLQLT
- a CDS encoding GntR family transcriptional regulator, which gives rise to MPQIKRRTTTNIVADELRNRILNGQLKEGEQVRQEAVAHELGVSRIPVREALRLLEAEGLITLVSHKGAEVTRLKPSEIEELFEIRTMLEVWLFEHAIPSITKEDFEEAQALLEDMRRAPLKEWGPLNWQFHEALYRSAEKPTTIKIIKRVHDNADRYVRLHLSLSSDALARAHREHQAMIDAAHMKDIHLAGRILSSHINNVKGQIIAAVEAMQTV
- the moaA gene encoding GTP 3',8-cyclase MoaA; translation: MQISTSNHNQTASLVDPFGRSISYLRLSVTDRCDFRCVYCMAENMHFLPKAEILTLEELDRLSTLFIEQGVRRLRLTGGEPLVRKGIMTLISSLSRHLDSGALDELTLTTNGSQLSRFAADLASAGVRRINISLDTLKENRFRSITRWGRFAQVLDGIESALSHGLKIKLNVVALRGVNEDEYDDMIRFCHERGMDLTFIETMPLGEIDHDRTDMYLPLTDVKKALEQSWPLSPSTHKTGGPARYFTVNETGGRIGFITPLSHNFCESCNRVRITCTGKLYMCLGQEDEADLRSALRSSEANATLLRAIQNAIARKPKGHDFVIDRDHNRPSIGRYMSVTGG